In the genome of Felis catus isolate Fca126 chromosome E1, F.catus_Fca126_mat1.0, whole genome shotgun sequence, the window CCCGGGCCCGCTGGTGTTTACTGCCCTGAGCCCAGACTCGCTGCAGTTGAGCTGGGAACGGCCACGCAGGCCCGATGGGGATATCCTCGGCTACCTGGTGACCTGTGAGATGGCCCATGGAGGAGGTGCTGCCCGTCCCCACCTCAGGGGtggccaggggaggggtggagagggagccacagaggcTAAAGGCATCTTCCCTGCTCAGAGCCAGCCACCACGTTCCTGGTGGATGGCGACAGCCCTGAGAGCCGGCTGACGGTGCCGGGCCTCAGTGAGAACGTGCCCTACAAGTTCAAGGTGCAGGCCAAGACCACCCAAGGCTATGGGCCGGAGCGTGAGGGTATCATCACCATCGAGTCCCAGGACGGAGGTGAGGTGGCTTGCCCAttcttcacccccaccccttctctggcCACATCTTCCCCTGGCATCATCCCTGACTGGCGCTCATCTGCCCATGCCAGGCCCTTTCCCTCAACTGGGCAGCCACCCCGGGCTCTTCCAGCACCAGCTGCCAGGCGAGTACAGCAGCATCACCACCACCCACACCAGCACAACCGAGCCTTTCTTCCTGGGTGAGTCGCTGGGCAGGGGATCCTAGTTCTCGTGGGGGAGCACAGCGCTAACAGAGCAGGACAGACAGGGACCCAGGCAGGGTCCCTCAGTGCTTTTTCCCCTGCAGATGGACTGACCCTGGGGTCCCAACGCCTGGAAGCAGGTGGCTCCCTCACCCGCCATGTGACCCAGGAGTTTGTGAGCCGGACACTGACCACCAGTGGAACCCTCAGTACCCAGGTGGACCAACAGTTCTTCCAGacctgagccccccacccctacccgACAGTATCCTGGAACCTgggcccccaccctgcctcctcctcctggctctgcctcaGCTACTCCATCCTCGGACCCCTCGCAGCCCAGCACACCCCCATGCTGACCACAGGGCCAGCACGTCTGGCTACGGAGCAGAGGGTAGGTGTCCTCTGGGAGGCGTGAAGGGAGCAGAGGTCCCAGATGGCCCTTCTGGCCACTACTCCCTTACCCCAGGCCCAAGCCCGTTTGTGCGTAACCAAAGAGCTGGGACCAGCATGACAAGGACCCAGCTTTGCTCTGCACTTAATAAAAGATTTTGCTACCACTTGGCTCTGCCCTGTCTGTTCTTCCAGGgagtgccagcacagagcaggcgAGCGGTTCTGACACATGCTTCTCTGATCCCCAAGCACACACCCACCTCTAGAGGCAGGCGGGTTATCGTGGTGGGAGGCACAAGTTTATTGAGCACCCAGATGCAGAGGGCAAGAGGCGCCAGAGGCCTGGAGCTTCGTGACGTGCTGCCTGGCAGGCCCCATGCCCACCGGGTGCTGTCCCGGGGAGGGCCTCACCAGTGCAGCACCTTGGCACCGTCGGCCGCCTGAGAGAGGTAGAAGGTGGCGGTGCCGCTGTACTGCTCCtaggggagaggcaggtggggtCTAAGCGTGGCAGGGCCCTGGGAAGccctttctccatccttcccacCCGCAGGCACCGGCACCCACCCACCTGTATGTGCTGCATGGCCTGGGGAACGGAGGCAGCCTCCAGCAGGGTCACGGTGCAGCCACCGAAGCCACCACCAGTCATGCGGCTGCCGTAAACCCCAGGTGCTGACAGCGCGGCCTCCACGAGCTGGTCGAGCTCGGGGCAGCTCACCTCATAGTCATCCCTGCGGAGAGGATACAGGAGAGGGCGGGCCTAGGCCTGGTCCCACCCTGCCCTGGGGACAGCCTGTGCCTGGGAGATACAGGCACCCAGGAGTCCTCACCTGAGCGAGTGGTGACTCTCTACCATGAGGCGGCCAAAGGCTCTGTAGTCTCCGCGGCTCAGGGCAGCCGCGGCCTGGGCCGTGCGCCGGATCTCGCCCACGACATGTCGTGCCCGCCGGAAACCCTCCTTGCTCACCAGCTCTCTGCCAGCTGGGAAGGGAAAGGGGTCAGCAGACCTGCCACCCCACCACCTCTGGGCCCGTGCAGATGGAGGgatgggggcaccagggtgatgAGGCtagggggcaggggtaggggtggaggtggcgggggggggggaggggaggagcctccAGTCTTAGACCTGGTTCTGACAGAGCTGTAAGCAGAACCTGGCATTGGTGACTAAAGTTTGGAGCCTTTCCTCCTCGACTATAAGATGGGACCCCTATGTCACTCTCTGGGACCCACTATGCACTGACTGGGCAACATGCCAGCAGAGTGCCCGGTgcacagtgggtgctcaataaacaacAGGGTAAGCCCCAGATTCTTGGCGCTTCCAAGGTGAGGGGGACACAGGAGTCCACAGTGGCACAAGAGGGAGAAGAAATCCTGCCGCTGTTTACGCTGGAGCATCAGTGGAGCCCCTGAGAGCTGGGGCTCCCAGAGTTGGGGTACAGCCCAGGCCAAGATCAAGAGACAGGGCACAGGGCCCACCAAGAGTAGGCTATCCTGCTGGCTAACGCTGAGGTGGGGAAAGCAAGCCGAGTCGGTAGCGGCAGCCCAGGGTACCGGGGGACTCTGCTACTTAATTCTGGATGCCACACAGGTTTTGGAGCAGGGAAGGGCTGGAGCTGAGCTCTGGTGGACAAAAGTGACTGCCTAGGGCAGAGGGCCCAAGCTGGGAGAAGCAGGAACCAGGAACCCAAATAGCAGTTGTTAAACAGAAACCAACGAGGGGCCTGATgtggaggaagaaggaatggaGGGAACAGAGATtggagactgggggtgggggggtggatagTGAGGACACAGGGGACTGAGGTTTCAAACAGAAGTGACAAGGGTGAGGAAATCACAGATAAGGGGAGCTCAGCAGGAGAAGCCTATGGGGGACAAAGGATGATGAGTTCCCTTGGGAATCGGGTGGAGGCTCCAGGACTGCAGGTGGAAATGGGgccgggggggagggaggggggcctcCAGGCGGGAAAGCAAGGGGCTGCAGGCTCCTGTCTGAGTCCTAAGCGGACCATGGTGGCTGGGGCTGTGCACTGAGGACAAAGCCTGGGGCAGGCACACACAACAGGACTGAGAGAGCGGCGGCCGCTGAGGGGGAGGGAATGCAGGCTGTGGGTGTGTGCGGGGAACCCCCCCGGGAGCACTGCTGTGTCCGGTGGCAGGAGCAAGGGGCAGGCCGACCGAGAGGACGGAGAAATGAGTGGAGATGAGAAAATGGGGGCCAAAAGCATTAGGTCTTCTTCCAAGATGAGCACAGGAAAAAGACTCAATTTTAGACGGGAAGAAAACCGACCAGGTTTCCAAGCAAAAGCGGAAGAGCCAGGCagaggacaggaaggagggaaaacagGGCTTCTGGCACAAGACTCTGGAGAAGGCGGAGGACAGCACTGTTTCCAAGGTTGGGGgagacccccccacacacacaccccaggagTGGTGGGAAGGGATACGGTGGAGAGGAGGGACGGCCAAAGTGTTCAAGCGTGAACACCTCCAATAAGGTCACCTGCACAGAGCAGGTGGGGCAGGTGTGAACGTGACAGGTCACCAAGAAGGACAAGCTGGTCCCACCAGGCCGGCCAGTGTCCTCCAAATGGGCACCCGCACGCTGCCAGAGAGGGCACAACTCCCAAAGCCAGCAGCCTGGCCCCGTGGCTGAGAGTACGGGCTATGGGGGGTTACCTGCCTGGTTTGAGTCTCACTCAGCACTGCCACTTACTGTAGCTTCCTCATCCAAAACGATGAACGGAATAAGACTATCTGCCCCACAGGTGTGACGGAGCGAGATGGAATTTGACCCTCAAACTATTACATATCCTCTCTTCCTGGCCACGTGCATCGTGAACCTTTAAAATACTTGCACCTTTTGACTCTGCGATCTTACGCCTAAGAATCTACTCCTAAGAAGATAATGAGAGAGACTCTCTTGCACGAAAACATTCGCCGCCGCATCACGGGATTATTAGAAAATGATTAACTTATGACACACCTGTATGCTGCAGTGTTAGAAGCCTTGCTGATGAAGTGCCCCTAATGGCACAGGAAAGGGCTCTAAGATGTAATGAAAGAGAAAGCCAGTGACCATACGGCCTATACTGAACTTGGTAAACGCAGACGTAGAGAAACACTGGCGGTGTTAGCGGTGGCTATCCCTGGGTGGTGGCCCTCTAGCTCACTGTTTTCCTCTGTGTGTTTTCCTACATTTTCCACAGCAGAAGCGTAATCCTCCTCTTAGAAAGAACAATGTTAAGATTTCAGCAGCCCTGCCGAGGCTGGAGCCCTAGGTCTGCAGTCTTAGGGGGAGTGGGCAGAGCACAGCACAGGCCCCCGGAGAGGAGGGGGTAGACAGGAGGGTCAAGCCCACGTCAAGGGCCTGGCAGCCCCGCAGGATGCCCAGCCAGCTCTCACCCTCCAGTTCCTCCAGCTGCACCTCTCGAAGGCTCTCCTTGCCCAGCGCCCGGGCCACTTCTTCACACTGGCGCCGCCGCAGAGGGTACTCGCTGGAGCCCAGCGAGTGGCGGACGTTGGAATTGGTGATGAGCACGGCCAGCTTGGGTTCTGACAGCGGCACCAGGCTTGTCTCCAGGGACCTGGCATGGAGTCGGAGTGGGGAGATGACAAGCCCAAGTGTCTGCTTGCCACACCAGGTGGTGGGCACGCTCCACCCAGAAGCTCCTCATGACGAGGTGGGAGGGTACAAGGGGAGCCCCTGACCTGCAGTCAATGAGCAGCGCGTGGCCCTTCTGCCCCAGCAGGGCGATGAGCTGGTCCATGATGCCACAGGGCACCCCTGCGAAGCTGTGTTCGGCCCGCTGACACACCTGAGCCCGGGCAGCTATGGACCCGGAGTCTGCGGCAcagggggaggtgaggaggcTGGAGCCCAGGAGGGGGGCACGTGGGAGTGGGCGAATGGGAGCAGTGGGACCTCCAAGGACACTCCAGAGCGATTCCCCCCCCTCCTCCGGAAGCCACAGTCGAGGAACAATCTCTGACAAGGAAACCTCAGGGAAGGAAGGCTGGGGTCTAGGAAGTACCTGGGCAGAGCTGCTGCAGGAAAGTGTATGTGGCCACTTCCAGGGACGCCGAGCTGGACAGCCCGCCCCCCAGGGGCACTGAGCTGACCACCACTGCACTGAAGCCAGGGAGGGGAGCAGCTGGAAAGAATGGGTGATGGTAAGATGGGCCATCTGGGAGGATGGGCCCACGAAGGGCATGTATTTTGTTATGCAGGGAGGCAATGCCTGATAGCTGCTTCCAGGGCTGTGTCTCCATCCTCCTACCCTGAGGTTCCTGGGACACAGTCTTCCCAGCTCTCCTCCTGGTTTAGGGCTCTGGAGGCCAACAGGCtagggtttgaatcctggctccgcTAATCATAAAATGGGCAGCTCAGGACAAGTTCTGGAACCTCTCAGGGTATCAGTTTCATCATGTGTGAAACAGGGATACCCTCCCCTATACGTTACCCCCTGGTGCATTAGACGAGCTAAGGAGCTTTGCGGCTGAGAGGTGGTGCTCCTATACTACCAGCATGAACTTGACTCAGCCCTAGTCCCCATACCTGGGTAGTGCTGAATCACTCCCTTGACATAGTTGGCCCAGCGGGGGGTCCCGGGCTCCAATGACCGCTGGGCTGTGGGCAGTGGAAATTGGAGCCGCCGGGGCTCATCAGCATCTTCGGAGGTGGTCAGGAGGGAGACAAGGCCGTCTGCCCGGGGGCTGCCCACCAGCACAGTCACAAGCTCCAGCGCCTGGCAGGAAAGACAGGGGTTATGTAAAGCTTTTGCCAGGCGACCCATGGAGGAGGCTTCTCTGATACTAAAGttctgagaaataaaaagtttcagaCAGATTCCTTTTAAGGCTCAACAGGaaggaattgggggggggggggcggtggtctCAGGGAAGAACCTGAGTGCTGAGCTGGCCCTGGGGGCTTGGGTTCTGCCCTAGGGTcttggggggcggagggggggggcagggccagTGCTGCAGAAGTGTAGACCTGGACTCTGCCCTGAATCTGGGCTCTCAGCTGTGGGGCACGGAGCAGGATAAGAGAGTAAGAGGAGCTCCAACTGACGCGTTCCCATTTTGGAGTGGTCTCAGGTGCACTGTACCCGCTCGCTTGCCAAGCCGCACCAGGTGGAAAGAGCTGAGAGGCCTGACTCCAGCCCCACCAagaaccagctgtgtgaccttaagcagaTCActgaccctctctgggcctcagtttcctcccgaACGGGTAGGACCAGGAGGTCTGAGGCTAGTTCCCCCAGGTCTGCGTTTGGGGCCCCCGGAAGCCAAAGCCCGAAGCGTCCCCATTCCGCAAGCCACACTGGAGCCGCACAAGTTGAGGTGG includes:
- the GALK1 gene encoding galactokinase isoform X1 translates to MAAWRQPQAGELLAEARRAFREEFGAEPELAVSAPGRVNLIGEHTDYNQGLVLPMALELVTVLVGSPRADGLVSLLTTSEDADEPRRLQFPLPTAQRSLEPGTPRWANYVKGVIQHYPAAPLPGFSAVVVSSVPLGGGLSSSASLEVATYTFLQQLCPDSGSIAARAQVCQRAEHSFAGVPCGIMDQLIALLGQKGHALLIDCRSLETSLVPLSEPKLAVLITNSNVRHSLGSSEYPLRRRQCEEVARALGKESLREVQLEELEAGRELVSKEGFRRARHVVGEIRRTAQAAAALSRGDYRAFGRLMVESHHSLRDDYEVSCPELDQLVEAALSAPGVYGSRMTGGGFGGCTVTLLEAASVPQAMQHIQEQYSGTATFYLSQAADGAKVLHW
- the GALK1 gene encoding galactokinase isoform X2, yielding MAAWRQPQAGELLAEARRAFREEFGAEPELAVSAPGRVNLIGEHTDYNQGLVLPMALELVTVLVGSPRADGLVSLLTTSEDADEPRRLQFPLPTAQRSLEPGTPRWANYVKGVIQHYPAAPLPGFSAVVVSSVPLGGGLSSSASLEVATYTFLQQLCPDSGSIAARAQVCQRAEHSFAGVPCGIMDQLIALLGQKGHALLIDCRSLETSLVPLSEPKLAVLITNSNVRHSLGSSEYPLRRRQCEEVARALGKESLREVQLEELEAGRELVSKEGFRRARHVVGEIRRTAQAAAALSRGDYRAFGRLMVESHHSLRDDYEVSCPELDQLVEAALSAPGVYGSRMTGGGFGGCTVTLLEAASVPQAMQHIQIRKLRHREGEQFI